The Prevotella melaninogenica genome window below encodes:
- a CDS encoding DUF5606 family protein — protein sequence MLQTILSIAGKPGLYKLVSRGKMNLIVESLDESHKRQPAFGTDRVTSLADIAMFTESDDVPLGEVLAKLRDKEEGKVASLNWRKASAKELQNYFAEVLPDFDRDRVHTSDIKKLLQWYEILVKAGITNFEEDMKPTEGDNIDDRL from the coding sequence ATGTTACAGACAATCCTTTCAATCGCAGGTAAGCCAGGTCTTTATAAGCTGGTAAGCCGTGGTAAAATGAATCTTATTGTTGAGTCGCTTGATGAGAGCCACAAGCGTCAGCCTGCATTCGGCACAGACCGTGTGACGAGTCTTGCTGATATTGCTATGTTCACTGAGTCTGACGATGTTCCATTGGGTGAAGTCTTGGCAAAGTTGCGCGACAAGGAAGAGGGCAAGGTGGCTTCTCTGAACTGGCGCAAGGCTTCAGCTAAGGAGTTGCAGAACTACTTTGCAGAGGTTCTTCCTGACTTCGACCGTGATCGTGTACACACAAGCGATATCAAGAAGCTCCTTCAGTGGTATGAAATTCTTGTTAAGGCTGGTATTACCAACTTTGAAGAGGATATGAAGCCAACAGAGGGTGATAACATTGATGACAGATTGTAA
- the coaE gene encoding dephospho-CoA kinase (Dephospho-CoA kinase (CoaE) performs the final step in coenzyme A biosynthesis.), translated as MIVALTGGIGSGKSYVCKLLAERGISVYDCDAHAKELMRTSQPLQQQLSALVGEGVFRDGVLQKAILAAYLLQSETHVQAVNAVIHPAVAHDFEQSGQSWLESAILFDSGFDKRTHIDKVVCVTAPEEVRIRRVMTRDGISREKTLEWIARQLPQEEVLRRSDYEIINDGICPLAPQVDHLLSIISE; from the coding sequence ATGATAGTAGCGTTGACTGGTGGTATTGGTAGCGGAAAGTCTTACGTCTGTAAGCTTCTTGCGGAGCGAGGTATCTCTGTTTACGATTGTGATGCGCACGCAAAGGAATTGATGCGCACCTCTCAACCACTACAACAACAGCTTTCTGCACTTGTCGGTGAGGGTGTCTTCCGTGATGGTGTCTTGCAAAAAGCCATTCTTGCAGCCTATCTCTTACAGAGTGAGACGCATGTACAGGCGGTTAATGCCGTGATACATCCTGCTGTAGCTCATGATTTTGAGCAATCGGGTCAATCGTGGCTTGAAAGTGCGATACTCTTTGATAGTGGTTTTGATAAGCGTACCCATATAGATAAGGTAGTTTGCGTTACGGCTCCAGAAGAAGTACGTATTCGTCGTGTGATGACACGTGATGGTATTAGTAGGGAAAAGACCCTTGAGTGGATAGCACGTCAACTACCGCAAGAGGAAGTATTAAGACGTAGTGATTATGAAATCATCAACGATGGTATATGCCCTCTCGCTCCACAGGTAGACCACTTGCTTTCCATTATTTCAGAATAA
- a CDS encoding CdaR family protein → MKTSKSLHTFSTFRNFLLRIFNKEFLIFLFFLVLSGGFWLIMTLNETYEGEFSIPLRMTGVPRNVVITSDLDSVVRFTVRDKGYMIAYYGLDDTFRPIYVDYKVHSDGRSKGDVPIADLQRQIYLQLSKSSKIASVKAGKFSFSFNFGRHKKVPVRLLGTVTPGDNYYLARVDFTPDSVQVYAARNVLDSIQTVYTERQYITNFTDVKELTVDLRKFTNAKCVPSRVKMKLYPDVLTEETVEVPIEAVNMPDNKVMRTFPSKIKVKFVVGAYRMRSMPKNAETKELLPVGFRVVVNYEDIEKNNSEKCPIYVISSPNGVRNVRPEVNTVDYLIEQR, encoded by the coding sequence GTGGAGGGTTCTGGTTGATAATGACACTGAACGAAACTTATGAGGGTGAATTCAGTATACCACTTCGCATGACGGGTGTTCCTCGTAATGTGGTTATTACCAGTGACCTTGATTCTGTTGTCCGTTTTACTGTGCGAGACAAGGGATATATGATTGCGTATTATGGTCTTGATGATACATTCCGCCCTATCTATGTCGACTACAAAGTTCATAGTGACGGACGAAGTAAGGGAGATGTACCCATTGCAGACCTTCAACGTCAGATTTATCTTCAACTGTCAAAGAGTTCAAAGATAGCTTCTGTTAAGGCTGGCAAGTTCTCTTTCTCATTTAACTTTGGTCGTCATAAAAAGGTACCTGTACGCCTTTTGGGGACAGTAACACCTGGTGATAATTATTATCTTGCTCGTGTAGACTTTACTCCAGATAGCGTTCAGGTTTATGCAGCGCGTAATGTGTTGGATAGTATTCAAACAGTCTATACAGAGCGACAGTATATTACCAATTTCACAGATGTCAAGGAGTTGACTGTAGACCTCCGAAAGTTTACGAATGCCAAGTGTGTTCCTTCCAGAGTAAAGATGAAACTCTATCCGGATGTACTTACAGAGGAGACGGTTGAGGTACCAATTGAAGCTGTCAATATGCCTGACAATAAGGTCATGCGTACCTTCCCAAGCAAGATAAAAGTGAAGTTTGTGGTAGGTGCCTATCGTATGCGTTCGATGCCAAAGAATGCGGAGACAAAGGAACTTCTCCCTGTAGGCTTCCGTGTTGTAGTCAACTACGAAGATATAGAGAAAAATAATAGCGAGAAATGTCCTATCTATGTGATAAGTTCTCCTAATGGTGTACGCAACGTACGACCAGAAGTAAATACGGTTGATTATCTCATTGAGCAGCGATGA